One region of Microbacterium rhizosphaerae genomic DNA includes:
- a CDS encoding GntR family transcriptional regulator, giving the protein MIIALSPTGGTPAEQIHDQIRGLITTGALAATERLPSVRQLAVDLQVAPGTIAKVYKQLEQERLIETRIGAGTRVSTRASAISIDVVHAARHLIDVSEREGLQLEDILQILRATWRTEPPRTERRADLDHPV; this is encoded by the coding sequence ATGATCATTGCGCTGTCCCCGACGGGCGGGACCCCGGCCGAACAGATCCACGACCAGATCCGCGGCCTGATCACCACCGGCGCACTGGCCGCCACCGAACGATTGCCCTCCGTGCGGCAACTCGCCGTCGACCTGCAAGTCGCCCCAGGCACCATCGCCAAGGTCTACAAACAGCTCGAGCAAGAGCGCCTGATCGAAACCCGTATCGGCGCCGGCACCCGCGTCAGCACACGCGCCTCCGCGATCTCCATCGACGTCGTCCATGCCGCGCGCCACCTCATCGACGTCTCAGAACGGGAGGGCCTGCAACTCGAGGACATCCTCCAAATCCTCCGCGCCACTTGGCGAACCGAGCCACCCCGCACCGAGCGACGCGCCGATCTCGACCATCCGGTCTAG
- a CDS encoding arylamine N-acetyltransferase family protein, whose product MTPDTPSHPAWVAPYLTRLGVDSVESLGAPTLDTLCGLHRAHVERIAFENIDIQRGRPQGISPEESIDRILAGRGGYCFNLNNAFASLLTALGYDVTLHRGQINGSVEQAKATADEYGTHMALTVLIEGERWSIDVGLANSHYEPIPLREGVHTQGPFTFRLEPLPEVGPDAWRFFTDPVQTTFHSMDFTLAPARWEDFTGYHIKLSTSPKSGFVQIGELFRRDALGTDFVLNDELTRDDAGGRSTRILTSAAEWFGIAEDMFQLDLSDINDAERAQLFDQMQRAEAAWRASQQAANV is encoded by the coding sequence ATGACCCCGGACACCCCTAGCCACCCCGCGTGGGTCGCGCCATACCTGACCAGGCTCGGCGTCGACTCCGTGGAGTCGCTCGGAGCGCCGACACTCGACACGCTGTGCGGGCTGCACCGGGCGCACGTCGAGCGCATCGCGTTCGAGAACATCGACATCCAGCGTGGACGTCCGCAGGGCATCAGCCCGGAGGAGTCCATCGACCGGATCCTCGCGGGCCGCGGCGGGTACTGCTTCAACCTGAACAACGCGTTCGCCTCACTGCTGACCGCCCTCGGGTACGACGTGACCCTTCATCGCGGGCAGATCAACGGCAGCGTCGAGCAGGCGAAGGCCACCGCCGACGAGTACGGCACGCACATGGCCTTGACAGTCCTGATCGAGGGGGAGCGGTGGTCGATCGACGTCGGGCTGGCCAACTCGCATTACGAGCCGATCCCCTTGCGCGAGGGTGTGCACACCCAGGGCCCGTTCACCTTCCGGCTTGAGCCGTTGCCCGAGGTCGGGCCGGACGCGTGGCGGTTCTTCACCGACCCCGTGCAGACGACCTTCCACAGCATGGACTTCACCCTCGCACCGGCGCGCTGGGAGGACTTCACCGGGTACCACATCAAACTCTCGACGTCGCCGAAGTCCGGGTTCGTGCAGATCGGCGAGCTCTTCCGCCGCGACGCGCTCGGAACCGACTTCGTGCTCAACGACGAGCTGACCCGCGACGACGCGGGCGGACGTTCGACACGCATCCTGACGTCCGCCGCCGAGTGGTTCGGGATCGCTGAGGATATGTTCCAGCTGGACCTGTCGGACATCAACGACGCTGAGCGCGCCCAGCTGTTTGATCAGATGCAACGCGCAGAAGCGGCCTGGCGGGCCTCACAGCAAGCGGCGAACGTTTAG
- a CDS encoding HAD family hydrolase — MIAVVLFDLDGVVRHFSRSSVEDIETRHGIEAGAIDRVAFSSPLIEDVTTGRISRRDWLDRIAEHLGNREAAAEWGRQPFDADPAMLALADALRALGLRTAILTNGTDTIPAETAELGLDAHFDAIFNSATIGYAKPHPRAFQYVLDSMGVPASAVFFTDDSPAKLAGAATLGITTHHYTSSADLELALRESGIPIGA; from the coding sequence GTGATCGCTGTTGTTCTATTCGACCTCGATGGAGTGGTGCGTCATTTCAGCCGGAGCAGCGTCGAGGATATCGAGACGCGGCACGGCATCGAGGCGGGCGCGATCGATCGCGTCGCGTTCAGCAGCCCGCTCATCGAGGACGTCACGACGGGCCGCATTTCCAGGCGCGACTGGCTGGATCGGATTGCGGAGCACCTCGGAAATCGTGAGGCCGCGGCGGAGTGGGGACGCCAGCCCTTCGACGCGGACCCGGCGATGCTCGCCCTCGCCGATGCTCTTCGCGCCCTCGGCCTGCGAACTGCGATCCTCACGAACGGAACCGACACCATCCCGGCAGAGACGGCAGAACTCGGGCTTGACGCCCACTTCGACGCGATCTTCAACTCCGCGACCATCGGCTACGCGAAGCCTCACCCGCGAGCGTTCCAGTACGTGCTCGACAGTATGGGCGTGCCCGCGAGCGCAGTGTTCTTCACCGACGACTCGCCTGCGAAACTCGCCGGCGCCGCGACCCTTGGGATCACCACGCACCACTACACCAGCAGCGCGGATCTGGAGCTGGCCTTGCGCGAGAGCGGTATCCCCATCGGTGCGTAG